The Tepidisphaeraceae bacterium genome includes a window with the following:
- a CDS encoding PAS domain S-box protein yields MVEQTSLAELIGIAELSIALLCSLLALTCCAFGRLAAHRDHVATRVVAVAKPSVINTPSISTGDVPIAERLAATEAQYQALVERVPAIVYTCTFGADCQCYYVSPQIIAILGFEPHDWMGDRTFWFKRIHPDDRVRALAEEDAAKRTGELHSEYRMIRRDGRIIHVKDNAKVIYDDAGEPLYLQGFLTDQTEQRTALIQLRASELRFTEFMKNLPGVAFVKDDEGRYVYCNDAWQSMFATGVPACPGMSDEELFPSIADRLRENDLRVIESDRPVQLEESIPQSGGTRHYLVCKFPMHMEGGHRLLGGIAVDITDRKRAQEQFTSLFENAVEGIFRTTADGRFIAANPMLARLYGYDSSAQLCQSVGNIGQQLYVDERRRAQFQDLIEQHGSVTGFESEIRRRDGSIIWISENAWRTCDDDGKLLYYEGTVMDITALKQNLALNVAKQQAEEANRAKSEFLANMSHEIRTPMTAIMGYTDLLLDEMREHPRAGQWLSIMRRNGDHLLGVINDILDLSKIEAGKMTVEQLECSPWQVVTDVAALMRARASEKQLAFTWDRATGVPDTVLTDPTRLRQILMNLVSNAIKFTDRGHVRIVLRTLPESMDGTIGSTAGNTGDPRSVRLAFDVIDSGVGLSAEQQSVLFEAFTQADTSHTRRFGGTGLGLTISRKLARMLGGDITITGDTGSGSTFSATITALTVTRPHRLQAPRPTPFALSTEFRALAPISDLAQQPLPKLRGRILLAEDGPDNQQMITLILEKAGATVTLAENGRVAVERATEAWERGEPFDLILMDMQMPERDGYCATRDLRERGYRLPIIALTAHAMESERARCLTAGCDEYTTKPIDRRQLLNLASRFMNPSQPVRVHKSLVVPSMSHASDDLQMVDLSGDPEMLTAANNFLRVLPARLEAIQQALAASDLDVLVNLSHQLHGTAGTFGLMNVTHAAAAIEHSARSHADVEELARAVDELGVLVSQALSTQSCRALDGKAGR; encoded by the coding sequence ATGGTAGAGCAAACGAGCCTAGCGGAACTCATCGGCATCGCGGAGCTCAGCATCGCGCTCCTGTGTAGCCTGCTCGCGCTGACGTGTTGCGCGTTTGGCCGGCTGGCCGCGCATCGCGATCATGTTGCCACCCGGGTCGTTGCGGTGGCGAAGCCTTCGGTCATCAACACGCCTTCCATTTCCACCGGCGACGTGCCGATCGCCGAGCGGTTGGCCGCCACCGAGGCGCAGTATCAGGCGTTGGTCGAGCGTGTGCCTGCAATCGTTTACACCTGCACGTTTGGGGCCGACTGCCAGTGCTACTACGTCAGTCCGCAGATCATCGCGATCCTCGGGTTCGAACCGCACGACTGGATGGGCGACCGCACGTTCTGGTTCAAGCGAATCCACCCCGACGACCGCGTGCGCGCCTTAGCCGAAGAGGACGCCGCCAAGCGCACCGGTGAGTTGCACAGCGAGTACCGCATGATCCGCCGGGATGGGCGGATCATTCACGTAAAGGACAACGCGAAGGTCATCTACGACGACGCCGGCGAGCCACTTTACCTGCAGGGGTTCCTCACCGATCAGACCGAGCAGCGCACCGCGCTCATCCAGCTGCGCGCCAGCGAGCTGCGATTCACTGAATTCATGAAGAACCTGCCCGGCGTGGCGTTCGTGAAGGACGATGAGGGGCGCTACGTCTACTGCAACGATGCCTGGCAATCCATGTTCGCGACCGGCGTGCCTGCCTGTCCCGGCATGAGCGACGAGGAACTGTTCCCCTCGATCGCCGACCGTCTGCGCGAGAACGACCTGCGCGTGATCGAGAGCGACCGCCCGGTGCAGCTAGAAGAAAGCATCCCCCAGTCCGGCGGCACGCGGCACTACCTCGTCTGCAAGTTCCCGATGCACATGGAAGGGGGCCATCGCCTGCTGGGCGGCATCGCGGTCGACATCACCGATCGCAAGCGCGCGCAGGAACAGTTCACCAGCCTGTTCGAGAACGCCGTCGAGGGCATCTTCCGCACCACCGCCGACGGGCGATTCATCGCGGCCAACCCGATGCTGGCGCGCCTGTACGGCTACGACAGTTCCGCGCAGCTCTGCCAGAGCGTGGGCAACATCGGCCAGCAGTTGTACGTCGACGAGCGCCGCCGGGCGCAGTTCCAGGACCTCATTGAGCAGCACGGCTCGGTGACCGGCTTTGAATCGGAGATCCGCCGGCGCGATGGGTCGATCATCTGGATCAGCGAGAACGCGTGGCGGACCTGCGACGACGACGGCAAGCTGCTGTACTACGAGGGCACGGTGATGGACATCACCGCGCTGAAGCAGAACCTCGCGCTGAACGTCGCCAAGCAGCAGGCGGAAGAGGCCAACCGCGCCAAGAGCGAATTCCTGGCCAACATGAGCCACGAGATCCGCACGCCGATGACCGCCATCATGGGCTACACCGACCTGCTGCTCGACGAGATGCGCGAGCACCCGCGCGCCGGGCAGTGGCTGTCGATCATGCGCCGCAACGGCGACCACCTGCTCGGCGTGATCAACGACATACTGGATCTGTCCAAGATCGAAGCCGGCAAGATGACGGTCGAGCAGTTGGAATGCTCGCCGTGGCAGGTCGTCACCGACGTGGCCGCGTTAATGCGGGCTCGCGCAAGCGAAAAGCAACTGGCGTTCACCTGGGACCGCGCCACCGGTGTGCCCGACACCGTGCTCACCGACCCGACCCGACTGCGGCAGATCCTGATGAACCTCGTCAGCAACGCGATCAAGTTCACCGATCGCGGCCACGTGCGCATCGTGCTGCGCACGCTGCCTGAGTCGATGGACGGCACAATTGGTAGCACGGCCGGTAACACCGGCGACCCGCGCAGCGTTCGCCTTGCGTTCGATGTGATCGATTCCGGCGTGGGCCTGAGCGCCGAGCAGCAGTCGGTGTTGTTCGAAGCCTTCACGCAGGCCGATACCTCGCACACGCGCCGCTTCGGTGGCACCGGGCTGGGGCTGACCATCTCGCGCAAGCTGGCCCGCATGCTGGGCGGCGACATCACGATCACCGGCGATACCGGTTCCGGCAGCACGTTCAGCGCGACAATCACCGCACTTACCGTGACGCGGCCGCACCGGTTGCAAGCGCCCCGGCCGACGCCGTTCGCTTTGAGCACCGAGTTCCGCGCCCTGGCGCCAATATCCGATCTGGCGCAGCAACCATTGCCGAAGCTGCGGGGGCGCATCCTGCTGGCCGAGGACGGGCCGGACAATCAGCAGATGATCACGCTGATCCTGGAAAAGGCCGGCGCCACCGTGACGTTGGCCGAGAACGGTCGGGTGGCGGTGGAGCGCGCGACCGAGGCGTGGGAGCGTGGCGAGCCGTTCGACCTGATCCTGATGGACATGCAGATGCCCGAGCGCGACGGCTATTGCGCAACGCGCGACTTGCGCGAGCGCGGCTATCGGTTGCCCATTATCGCGCTGACCGCCCATGCGATGGAGAGCGAGCGCGCCCGCTGCCTGACGGCCGGTTGCGACGAGTACACGACCAAGCCGATCGACCGCAGGCAGCTGTTGAATTTGGCATCGCGATTCATGAACCCATCGCAGCCGGTGCGTGTGCATAAGTCGCTCGTCGTACCTTCCATGAGCCACGCGAGCGACGACCTGCAGATGGTCGACCTGAGCGGTGACCCGGAGATGTTGACCGCGGCCAACAACTTCCTGCGTGTGCTGCCGGCTCGGCTGGAGGCGATCCAACAAGCGCTGGCGGCATCTGACCTCGATGTCTTGGTCAACCTATCGCACCAACTGCACGGCACGGCCGGCACGTTCGGGCTGATGAACGTTACCCACGCCGCCGCCGCCATCGAGCACAGCGCCCGGAGCCACGCCGACGTCGAGGAACTCGCACGCGCGGTTGATGAACTGGGCGTGTTGGTTTCGCAGGCGCTTTCCACTCAGTCTTGCCGTGCGCTGGATGGGAAAGCGGGTCGATAG
- a CDS encoding cold-shock protein, whose translation MATGNVKWFDSKKGFGFIVGPEGRDVFVHFSSIDGDGFRSLKDGEPVEYELITGAKGLSALKVKRVTVPERAGV comes from the coding sequence ATGGCAACGGGCAACGTTAAATGGTTTGATTCGAAGAAGGGCTTCGGTTTCATCGTTGGGCCTGAGGGCAGGGACGTCTTCGTCCACTTCAGCAGCATCGACGGAGACGGCTTCCGATCGCTGAAGGACGGCGAACCGGTCGAGTACGAGTTGATCACCGGCGCAAAGGGCCTGTCGGCCCTGAAGGTGAAGCGCGTCACGGTGCCTGAGCGCGCGGGCGTTTAA
- a CDS encoding ATP-binding protein — protein sequence MTPFAWGMLAGWVSGLIVLAVVGYVAYRRILTLRARALEAQRLAELGTLTSGLAHEIKNPLSTIGLNLQLLKEDLPQDDPNHPRLVARLNSVVREANRLKDILDDFMRYAGRIELELVPTDVGELLEDLVDFFTPQAQLAKVQLRLKKPPTPLMARIDERHLKQTILNLMLNATQAMTEGGELILGARPEGTFVVIDVIDTGPGIAADRVDRLFDAYYSTKPGGTGLGLAIAKRIIEAHHGTITLQSQLGKGTDFTIRLPLEK from the coding sequence ATGACTCCGTTTGCCTGGGGCATGCTCGCCGGCTGGGTGAGCGGCCTGATCGTCCTAGCCGTCGTCGGTTACGTCGCGTACCGGCGCATCCTCACGCTGCGTGCCCGCGCACTCGAGGCTCAGCGGTTGGCCGAGTTGGGCACGCTCACCAGTGGCCTGGCGCACGAGATTAAGAACCCACTCTCGACGATCGGCCTGAACCTTCAGCTGTTGAAGGAAGACCTGCCGCAGGACGACCCGAACCACCCACGGCTGGTGGCGCGGTTAAACTCCGTCGTTCGCGAGGCCAATCGGCTGAAGGACATCCTCGACGACTTCATGCGCTACGCCGGCCGGATCGAACTGGAACTGGTGCCGACCGACGTCGGCGAACTGCTGGAAGACCTGGTCGACTTTTTTACCCCGCAGGCGCAGCTGGCCAAGGTGCAGTTGCGCCTGAAAAAGCCACCCACCCCGTTGATGGCGCGCATCGATGAACGGCACCTGAAGCAGACGATCCTCAACCTGATGCTGAACGCCACGCAGGCGATGACCGAGGGCGGGGAACTGATCCTCGGCGCCCGGCCCGAAGGCACCTTTGTCGTCATCGACGTGATCGACACCGGCCCCGGCATCGCGGCCGACCGGGTCGACCGCCTGTTCGACGCCTACTACTCCACCAAGCCCGGCGGCACCGGCCTTGGCCTGGCCATCGCCAAACGCATCATCGAAGCCCACCACGGCACGATCACCCTGCAAAGCCAACTCGGCAAAGGCACGGACTTCACGATTCGGCTGCCGTTGGAGAAGTAG
- a CDS encoding sigma-54 dependent transcriptional regulator: MADSNVIKSNILVIDDEREHAQVMCEALTRLGHKCDLAYSLAEARMKLGRKNYDVIATDLMMEGRKDGLAVLHEALALTPPPPVVLVTAHADIPTCKQALNEGAYDFIEKPLDLEYFRAQINRAAERANLQKQNEVLQQQLVDSAGFEGIIGVSPSLQAVVRTARQVAPSDIPVLILGESGTGKELIARAIHNNSKRRKNRLVPLNCAGLSESILEDELFGHVKGAFTGAQTDREGRFEHADDGSLFLDEIGDMPAAMQAKLLRVLENGEVVRLGSNEPIRVNVRLISATNRKIDEMVAEKQFREDLYFRIKGVTIQIPPLRERREDIPLLLHYFMQQAGERYGKQIDGLKPEAQQALMSYGWPGNVRQLKNVIENMVVLSPEGKIGPESLPPEIRPHGGATGGGGMNNLVGISIEQAERELIRNTLKLVHGNREHAAKMLGIGERTLYRKIKEYDLTE, from the coding sequence ATGGCCGACAGCAACGTGATCAAGTCCAACATTCTCGTGATCGACGACGAGCGCGAGCACGCGCAAGTGATGTGCGAGGCGCTGACCCGACTGGGGCACAAGTGCGACCTCGCCTACAGCTTGGCCGAGGCGAGGATGAAGCTTGGGCGGAAGAATTACGACGTGATCGCGACCGACCTGATGATGGAGGGCCGCAAGGACGGCCTGGCCGTGCTGCATGAGGCGCTGGCGCTCACGCCGCCACCGCCGGTGGTGCTGGTGACGGCCCATGCGGACATTCCGACGTGCAAGCAGGCGCTGAACGAAGGAGCGTACGACTTCATCGAAAAGCCGCTGGATTTGGAATATTTCCGCGCCCAGATCAACCGCGCCGCAGAGCGGGCGAACCTGCAGAAGCAGAACGAGGTGCTGCAGCAGCAACTGGTCGACTCGGCCGGGTTCGAGGGCATCATCGGCGTTAGCCCGTCGCTGCAGGCCGTCGTGCGCACCGCACGGCAGGTGGCGCCGAGCGACATTCCCGTCCTCATCCTCGGCGAAAGCGGCACCGGCAAGGAACTGATCGCTCGCGCCATTCACAACAACAGCAAACGCCGTAAGAACCGCCTGGTGCCGCTGAACTGCGCCGGCCTTAGCGAAAGCATTCTGGAAGACGAATTGTTCGGCCACGTGAAGGGGGCCTTCACTGGCGCCCAGACCGACCGCGAGGGCCGATTCGAACACGCCGACGACGGCAGCCTGTTCCTCGACGAGATCGGCGACATGCCCGCCGCCATGCAGGCGAAGCTGCTGCGCGTGCTGGAGAACGGCGAGGTCGTGCGCCTCGGCAGCAACGAGCCGATTCGCGTCAACGTGCGGTTGATCAGCGCCACCAACCGCAAGATCGACGAGATGGTCGCCGAGAAGCAGTTCCGCGAGGACCTGTACTTCCGCATCAAGGGCGTCACGATCCAGATTCCCCCGCTGCGCGAGCGCCGCGAGGACATCCCGCTCTTGCTCCACTACTTCATGCAGCAGGCCGGCGAGCGTTACGGCAAGCAGATCGACGGCCTGAAGCCCGAGGCCCAGCAGGCCCTCATGAGCTACGGCTGGCCCGGCAACGTGCGCCAGTTGAAGAACGTCATCGAAAACATGGTCGTGCTATCGCCCGAGGGCAAGATTGGCCCTGAATCCCTCCCCCCGGAAATCCGCCCCCACGGCGGCGCCACCGGTGGCGGTGGCATGAACAACCTCGTCGGCATCAGCATCGAACAGGCCGAACGCGAACTGATCCGCAACACCCTGAAGCTGGTCCACGGCAACCGCGAGCACGCCGCGAAGATGCTGGGGATTGGGGAGCGGACGCTGTACCGGAAGATCAAGGAATACGATCTGACGGAGTGA
- the ispF gene encoding 2-C-methyl-D-erythritol 2,4-cyclodiphosphate synthase, whose protein sequence is MSSDLRIGHGYDLHRLQSGGQLILGGVVVAEGISPVAHSDGDVVLHALADALLGALGKGDIGEHFPNDNSAYRNAASMYFINNIKSLMALDGWRPVNIDITILAERPKLKAFKPRMVTFIRELLDCPVNVKAGTNEGVDAIGRGEAIAAHAVVLLGKDEG, encoded by the coding sequence ATGTCATCTGATCTCCGCATCGGCCACGGTTACGACCTTCACCGCCTTCAATCGGGTGGCCAACTCATCCTAGGTGGCGTCGTCGTCGCCGAAGGTATCTCGCCCGTAGCGCACAGCGATGGGGACGTCGTCCTGCATGCGCTGGCCGATGCGCTGCTGGGGGCGCTGGGCAAGGGGGACATCGGCGAGCATTTTCCGAACGACAACTCCGCCTACCGCAACGCAGCCAGCATGTACTTCATCAACAACATCAAGTCGCTGATGGCGCTCGACGGGTGGCGGCCCGTGAACATCGACATCACCATTCTGGCGGAACGGCCGAAGTTGAAGGCGTTCAAGCCGCGGATGGTGACGTTCATCAGGGAATTGCTGGATTGCCCCGTGAACGTGAAAGCCGGTACCAACGAAGGCGTCGACGCCATCGGCCGCGGCGAGGCGATCGCGGCCCACGCGGTGGTGCTGCTGGGTAAGGATGAAGGTTGA
- the cysS gene encoding cysteine--tRNA ligase, producing the protein MSLRVYNTLTKQKDLFEPVRPGKVGMYLCGPTVYKPPHIGHMVGPVIFDAVKRYLKYKGYDVTWVVNITDVDDKLIEAAAKHNTTIADLATRYTKEYLDCLAGFGIDSIDAFPKASEHMNEILQLCERLIAKGVAYPAEGNVYFDVTKDADYGKLSNRRVEEQESGLRTLEGGGKRNPADFALWKAAKAGEPHWPSPWGNGRPGWHIECSAMSMKYLGETFDIHGGGMDLMFPHHENELAQSESATGKTFAKYWMHNGLTRIKTKLASGEVKDEKMSGSLGNVVSAVELLQQYGAELVRYMLLSTQYRRPIEFTDEVMTASRKGLNVFVRLFERIERLAGAGPHPDMDEAAPILLEGENGDFIRDVLGYKMKFMESMDDDFNTAGAIAALHELAGAINSFIERTEAEKTRATDLIQSVAAAGQSVRRMGGLLGLLSGSTAGGVAGGAHGGPAAKDVHAATVEGLMQLLIRLRTEARASKNFALADDVRKGLTELGITLEDRADGTVWRKE; encoded by the coding sequence ATGAGCCTACGCGTCTACAACACTCTGACGAAGCAGAAGGACCTGTTCGAACCGGTACGGCCGGGGAAGGTCGGCATGTACCTGTGCGGGCCGACGGTCTACAAGCCGCCGCACATTGGGCACATGGTGGGGCCGGTGATCTTCGACGCGGTCAAGCGCTACTTGAAGTACAAGGGGTACGATGTCACTTGGGTCGTGAACATCACGGACGTCGACGACAAGCTCATCGAGGCCGCCGCCAAGCACAACACGACCATTGCTGATTTAGCGACGCGCTACACGAAGGAATACCTGGACTGCCTCGCCGGCTTTGGCATCGATTCGATCGACGCGTTTCCCAAGGCGTCGGAGCACATGAACGAGATCCTTCAGCTGTGCGAACGGCTGATCGCCAAGGGCGTGGCGTATCCCGCTGAAGGCAACGTCTACTTCGACGTGACGAAGGACGCCGACTACGGCAAGCTCTCCAACCGCCGCGTGGAGGAACAGGAGAGCGGCCTGCGCACGCTGGAAGGGGGCGGCAAGCGCAACCCCGCTGACTTCGCGCTCTGGAAGGCCGCCAAGGCCGGCGAGCCCCACTGGCCCAGCCCCTGGGGCAACGGCCGACCGGGCTGGCACATCGAGTGTTCGGCCATGTCTATGAAGTACCTCGGCGAGACGTTTGACATCCACGGCGGGGGCATGGACCTCATGTTCCCGCACCACGAGAACGAACTGGCCCAATCCGAAAGCGCCACCGGCAAGACGTTCGCCAAATACTGGATGCACAACGGCCTGACGCGCATCAAGACCAAGCTCGCCAGCGGTGAAGTCAAAGACGAGAAGATGAGCGGCAGCCTCGGCAACGTGGTGTCGGCGGTCGAACTGCTGCAGCAGTACGGCGCCGAGCTCGTGCGCTACATGCTGCTCAGCACCCAGTACCGCCGGCCGATCGAGTTCACCGACGAGGTGATGACCGCCAGCCGCAAGGGGCTCAACGTCTTCGTTCGCCTGTTCGAGCGCATCGAACGCCTCGCCGGCGCCGGCCCGCACCCGGACATGGACGAGGCGGCGCCGATCCTGCTGGAAGGGGAGAACGGCGACTTCATCCGCGACGTGCTGGGCTACAAGATGAAGTTCATGGAGTCGATGGACGACGACTTCAACACCGCCGGCGCGATCGCGGCGCTGCACGAGCTGGCCGGGGCGATCAACAGCTTTATCGAGCGCACCGAGGCCGAGAAGACGCGCGCCACCGACCTCATTCAATCCGTCGCCGCCGCCGGGCAGTCGGTGCGCCGGATGGGCGGGCTGCTGGGGCTGCTCAGTGGTTCCACCGCTGGCGGCGTAGCGGGTGGCGCTCACGGTGGACCGGCGGCGAAGGATGTTCACGCGGCCACGGTCGAAGGGCTGATGCAACTGCTGATCCGCCTGCGCACCGAGGCCCGCGCGTCGAAGAACTTCGCGCTGGCCGACGACGTGCGCAAGGGACTGACAGAACTTGGCATCACGCTGGAAGACCGTGCCGACGGCACCGTGTGGCGGAAGGAATAA
- a CDS encoding GTPase: MTPPNTVTLLTPPGVGALAVIRIAGPAVRTFLSEHFTKPPRGGSCVYGQLRDGATGIDDPIVVLGPDQTFADISLHGGPWVVQRTIDLAVRHGFVEHTDTATIDAANELEREVMSAVPTARTELALQALLAQPANWVKLRHEPNPAALQRALDDVALSHLLRVPRVAIVGPANAGKSTLANQLFGVERSITADLAGTTRDWVGEIADINGLAVMLIDTPGLRRTADRIEQRAIELATPQMETADLVIVVLDASRPLEPEQSDILNRYPAAIVVLNKSDLQHDWYDRVPITVATRATTGDGIAELRLTIVRRFACDAIDLTLPRCWTARQRAVVTRSLGDPLHLGQLW, from the coding sequence ATGACCCCGCCCAACACCGTCACCTTGCTCACCCCGCCCGGTGTTGGGGCGCTGGCGGTAATCCGCATCGCGGGGCCGGCGGTGCGGACGTTTCTCAGCGAGCATTTCACGAAGCCGCCGCGGGGGGGCAGTTGCGTGTACGGACAACTGCGGGATGGGGCGACTGGGATCGACGATCCCATTGTCGTTCTTGGTCCTGATCAAACCTTCGCTGACATCAGCCTCCATGGCGGGCCGTGGGTGGTTCAGCGAACGATCGACCTGGCAGTGCGGCATGGGTTCGTCGAGCACACGGACACCGCGACGATCGACGCCGCCAACGAGTTGGAACGTGAAGTGATGTCTGCCGTGCCCACGGCTCGAACGGAACTGGCGCTTCAAGCTTTGCTCGCCCAACCCGCCAACTGGGTGAAGCTGCGGCACGAGCCAAACCCCGCGGCCCTTCAGCGGGCGCTTGACGACGTTGCCCTAAGTCACCTGTTGCGCGTCCCGCGCGTCGCGATCGTCGGCCCGGCCAACGCGGGGAAGTCGACGCTCGCCAATCAGTTGTTCGGCGTCGAGCGCTCCATCACCGCCGATTTGGCCGGCACCACGCGCGACTGGGTCGGTGAGATCGCCGACATCAACGGCCTGGCCGTCATGCTGATCGACACGCCCGGCCTGCGACGTACCGCCGACCGCATCGAACAGCGGGCGATCGAACTGGCCACGCCGCAGATGGAGACCGCCGACCTCGTCATCGTCGTGCTCGACGCATCGCGGCCGCTGGAACCGGAACAGTCGGACATCCTGAATCGCTACCCAGCGGCGATTGTCGTGCTGAACAAATCCGATTTGCAACATGACTGGTACGACCGCGTCCCTATCACCGTCGCCACGCGAGCCACCACCGGCGACGGCATTGCCGAGTTGCGGCTGACGATCGTCCGCCGATTTGCTTGCGATGCGATCGATCTCACGCTTCCACGTTGCTGGACCGCGCGACAGCGAGCGGTTGTGACGCGATCGCTTGGCGACCCATTGCACCTAGGGCAACTGTGGTAG
- a CDS encoding polyphosphate kinase 2 family protein → MVSTSYIATPGKKIDLANSPTKNRTDFPNKDAAAADTEAHLKKLRDLQEHLYAESKQALLVIFQAMDAGGKDGAIRTVFTGVNPQGCGVTSFKVPSTLERSHDFLWRHHLACPAAGMIGIHNRSHYETVLVERVHSIVPEKVWSARYDQINAFEQMLTASGTTILKFFLHISKDEQKEHLQSRLDKPDKHWKFNIGDLAERKLWDEYQLAYQDAIERCSTSHAPWYIVPSDQKWYRNNVVSRVIAETLEKMAPKFPVVEEDLSKVVIE, encoded by the coding sequence ATGGTAAGCACATCGTATATCGCCACGCCGGGCAAAAAGATCGACCTCGCAAACTCGCCAACGAAGAACAGGACCGACTTCCCCAACAAGGACGCCGCCGCCGCCGATACGGAGGCGCATCTGAAGAAGCTGCGCGACCTGCAGGAACACCTGTACGCCGAGTCAAAGCAGGCGCTGCTGGTCATCTTCCAAGCCATGGATGCCGGCGGTAAGGACGGCGCCATTCGCACCGTCTTCACCGGCGTCAACCCACAAGGCTGCGGCGTGACGTCGTTCAAGGTCCCCAGCACGCTCGAGCGGTCCCACGACTTCCTCTGGCGCCACCACCTCGCCTGCCCGGCCGCCGGGATGATCGGCATCCATAACCGCTCGCACTACGAAACCGTGCTGGTCGAGCGCGTGCACTCCATCGTGCCGGAGAAGGTCTGGTCGGCGCGGTACGACCAGATCAACGCCTTCGAGCAGATGCTGACGGCGTCAGGCACCACCATTTTGAAATTCTTCCTGCACATCTCCAAGGACGAGCAGAAGGAACACCTGCAGAGCCGGCTGGACAAACCGGACAAACACTGGAAGTTCAACATCGGCGACCTGGCCGAACGGAAGCTGTGGGACGAATATCAACTGGCCTACCAGGACGCGATCGAACGCTGTTCGACGAGCCACGCGCCGTGGTACATCGTGCCGTCCGACCAGAAGTGGTACCGCAACAACGTGGTGTCGCGCGTGATCGCCGAGACGCTGGAAAAGATGGCCCCGAAGTTCCCGGTAGTGGAGGAGGATTTGTCGAAGGTGGTAATTGAGTAA